From the Bacillus sp. SM2101 genome, one window contains:
- a CDS encoding aspartyl-phosphate phosphatase Spo0E family protein — MNNLNSLQLKIDKKRKEMLTLASERNYSSEEVVKCSQELDKLIYKYQQLTLKKQERLSYQVFFFWDKPMKKGKVKSGTKTG; from the coding sequence ATGAATAATCTTAATAGTCTTCAATTAAAGATTGATAAAAAAAGAAAAGAAATGTTAACGTTAGCTTCAGAAAGAAATTACTCAAGTGAAGAGGTTGTTAAGTGCAGTCAAGAATTGGATAAGCTAATTTATAAGTACCAACAACTAACGTTGAAGAAACAAGAGCGTCTATCTTATCAAGTATTTTTCTTTTGGGACAAGCCTATGAAGAAAGGTAAAGTGAAATCTGGAACTAAAACAGGGTGA
- a CDS encoding PAS domain-containing sensor histidine kinase codes for MNETTNDNEVEKLKKYISQLEKNNKQLQQQLLDIRTYYKKANEAIVVFDNKGNFVKVNEMACEMFELPEEQLLTKNMRDFLTVVPKETMIKRLTIFESNKQVTNEFPIRLNNGTLKYIEYGTNINVIGDYCVSLFRDVTKRKKIEQEHSINEQMLLELFDHTVDGILIFDKEGQFIDMNEPMRTYLNIRESQIRSFNIFQFVHMNDQQYIKIVLKNLVINRRKKGVLHVVLLDGKEIYVEYSVAANVNSGSRIAIIRDITQKRDMEIELEKSEERFRAIFEHAHEAIMLYDDSFQIKKANHAASRTFELPLDILISKKLSDFVDNKHPKMKDLLEKFRDNIEIRDDLVFYMPNGEKKYLEFTTKKGIIDGLNVVVFRNISKRIEIEHQLRESDQRFRNTFNWALDGIVFWDHQFNIVDVNPAACDIYGLSQEELTNSNLSDFIDNLECENGGLVNFNEEGESKGRLKIRDSRKQLKYLEFAAKQNVVEGLNITIVRDVSERIGMEEHIRKSDTLSVVGQLAAGIAHEIRNPVTALKGFIQLLESSIKENYQMYFDVITSEINRIETIITDFLMLAKPKHELFVHKDVSTIVKETIDLLSAQALLHNIEFVTVFKDGLPFMYCEPNRLKQVFINIIKNGIEVMSNGGTITVKTEMRNQSELMITIRDEGNGMPKEMLSRLGEPFFTTKESGTGLGLMVSYQIIEEHKGSIHVESEQGQGTTFYITLPVEK; via the coding sequence TTGAACGAAACAACTAATGATAACGAAGTTGAAAAGTTAAAAAAATACATATCACAGCTTGAAAAGAATAATAAGCAGCTTCAACAACAACTACTTGACATTCGTACATACTATAAGAAAGCAAATGAAGCTATCGTTGTATTTGATAATAAAGGTAATTTTGTGAAAGTAAATGAGATGGCATGCGAAATGTTTGAACTTCCCGAAGAACAATTACTTACTAAGAACATGAGAGATTTTTTAACTGTTGTTCCAAAAGAAACTATGATTAAGAGGTTGACCATTTTTGAATCAAATAAGCAAGTAACTAATGAATTTCCGATAAGATTGAATAATGGAACATTAAAATATATAGAATATGGAACAAACATAAATGTAATTGGAGATTATTGCGTTTCGCTATTTAGAGATGTCACAAAACGTAAAAAAATAGAACAAGAACATTCTATAAATGAACAAATGTTACTAGAATTGTTTGACCATACTGTAGATGGTATACTCATTTTCGACAAAGAAGGTCAATTTATTGACATGAATGAACCTATGAGAACATATTTAAATATAAGAGAAAGTCAAATACGTTCTTTTAATATTTTTCAATTTGTACATATGAATGATCAGCAATACATAAAAATTGTGCTAAAGAATCTTGTCATAAATCGTAGAAAGAAGGGTGTACTGCATGTTGTACTCCTTGATGGTAAAGAGATATACGTAGAATACTCAGTTGCAGCAAATGTAAATAGTGGATCTAGGATAGCTATCATACGTGATATCACTCAAAAACGAGATATGGAAATAGAGCTTGAAAAAAGTGAAGAAAGGTTCCGAGCGATTTTTGAGCACGCCCATGAAGCGATTATGTTGTATGATGACAGTTTTCAAATAAAAAAAGCAAACCATGCTGCAAGTCGTACTTTTGAATTACCTCTTGATATTCTTATTTCAAAAAAATTGTCCGATTTTGTTGACAATAAACATCCTAAAATGAAGGATTTATTGGAGAAATTCCGTGATAATATCGAGATTAGAGATGATTTAGTATTTTATATGCCTAATGGTGAGAAGAAATATCTTGAATTTACAACTAAGAAGGGAATTATAGATGGCTTAAACGTAGTTGTCTTCAGAAATATTAGTAAACGTATTGAGATTGAACATCAACTTAGAGAAAGTGATCAGAGGTTTAGAAATACATTTAATTGGGCGTTGGATGGCATAGTTTTTTGGGATCATCAATTCAATATCGTTGATGTAAATCCAGCAGCATGTGACATATACGGTTTAAGTCAAGAAGAATTAACTAACTCGAATTTATCCGATTTTATTGATAACCTAGAATGTGAAAATGGAGGTTTAGTAAACTTTAACGAAGAAGGCGAATCAAAGGGTAGATTAAAGATAAGGGATAGTAGGAAACAACTTAAGTATCTTGAATTTGCTGCAAAGCAAAATGTTGTAGAAGGGCTTAATATCACAATTGTCAGAGACGTTTCTGAACGTATCGGTATGGAGGAGCATATTAGAAAATCAGACACACTTAGTGTTGTAGGTCAACTTGCTGCAGGAATTGCTCATGAAATTAGAAATCCAGTTACCGCATTAAAAGGTTTTATACAATTACTAGAAAGTAGTATTAAAGAAAATTATCAAATGTATTTTGATGTCATTACTTCTGAAATCAATCGTATAGAAACGATCATAACTGATTTTTTGATGTTGGCAAAACCTAAGCATGAATTATTTGTACATAAGGATGTATCAACAATTGTCAAAGAAACAATTGACTTATTATCCGCACAGGCATTGCTTCATAATATAGAATTTGTCACAGTTTTTAAGGATGGTTTACCTTTTATGTATTGTGAACCAAATCGACTGAAGCAAGTATTTATTAATATTATAAAAAATGGCATTGAAGTGATGAGTAACGGTGGAACGATTACTGTTAAAACGGAAATGAGAAACCAAAGTGAACTGATGATTACAATTCGAGATGAAGGTAACGGCATGCCAAAAGAAATGTTATCAAGATTAGGTGAGCCATTTTTTACGACAAAAGAGTCTGGAACAGGTTTAGGGCTGATGGTTAGTTATCAGATTATCGAAGAACACAAGGGCAGTATACATGTTGAAAGTGAGCAAGGACAGGGTACAACTTTCTATATTACATTACCAGTCGAGAAATGA
- a CDS encoding LCP family protein: MLKNKKHRKLLIYVTIPLLFLILAGGVYASVLFNKAQTTAEKAHKELDRGEQSERRTDGVNPKSDNISILLMGVDDSETRNIGDRLGEGPRTDALLLATFNENKKSVKLVHIPRDSYVPLQFYDGEKHRINSAYHFGLADGAVQTLEELFDIPVDYYATVNFNSFMDIVDSLNGIEVDVPVTFTEQDSQDRSKAIHLEKGLQTLNGEEALALARTRKIDTDVERGKRQQLILEAIVKKAASLGSITKYGNVIDAIGDNIITNLTFDEMLSFYDYATGDVTIETYTVPGYSNEQYDYIVDYDAFEIIRQDLKAHLNIETTNIETNTADNHSHDEVQNNN, from the coding sequence ATGCTAAAAAATAAAAAACATCGAAAACTACTCATATACGTGACAATTCCTTTGTTGTTCCTCATATTAGCTGGTGGGGTATACGCATCCGTTCTATTTAATAAAGCACAAACAACTGCTGAAAAAGCACATAAAGAGCTTGACAGAGGCGAGCAATCAGAAAGACGTACTGATGGGGTGAATCCTAAATCAGACAATATTTCTATCTTATTAATGGGCGTTGACGACAGTGAAACTAGAAATATTGGAGACAGATTAGGCGAAGGACCACGAACTGATGCATTGTTACTAGCTACGTTTAACGAGAACAAGAAATCAGTTAAACTTGTGCACATCCCTAGAGATTCTTATGTTCCTTTACAATTTTATGATGGAGAAAAGCATCGAATTAATAGCGCATATCATTTTGGTTTAGCAGATGGCGCTGTGCAAACATTAGAAGAATTATTTGATATACCTGTTGATTATTATGCTACTGTTAACTTCAACTCTTTCATGGATATAGTAGATTCCCTCAACGGGATAGAAGTTGATGTACCTGTTACATTTACAGAGCAGGATAGTCAAGACCGTTCAAAAGCTATCCACCTTGAAAAAGGATTACAAACACTAAACGGAGAAGAAGCTCTCGCCTTAGCAAGAACAAGGAAAATTGATACCGATGTGGAGAGAGGGAAACGACAACAGTTGATTTTAGAAGCTATAGTGAAAAAAGCTGCATCACTTGGTTCTATAACAAAATACGGCAATGTAATTGACGCAATTGGAGATAATATTATTACAAATTTGACATTTGATGAAATGTTATCCTTCTATGATTATGCAACGGGAGATGTAACGATAGAAACGTACACAGTGCCTGGTTATTCAAACGAACAATACGACTATATCGTTGATTATGATGCATTCGAAATAATAAGACAGGATTTAAAAGCACACTTAAATATTGAAACAACAAATATAGAGACTAACACTGCAGACAACCATTCACATGATGAAGTACAAAATAATAACTAA
- a CDS encoding thiamine pyrophosphate-dependent enzyme, whose amino-acid sequence MAMIEEKVNEANRAEQVVTFESGNEMAAMAAAQINYHIMGYFPITPSTEVAQYLDQMRSRGEHDIQLIPADGEHGSAGICYGAAVAGARVFNATSANGLLYMIEQLPVQSGTRFPMVMNLVTRSVSGPLDIRGDHSDLYYALNTGWVILTARSPQAVYDMNMIALKIAEHADVRLPVIVAYDGFFTSHQKRKVEYFKDRNVVQEFVGECPTDYPRAVDLHNPVTIGAHMNGDDLINNNYQQSEALYNSSEVYKQITCEYAKLSGREYPILDLYKMEDAEVALFLLNSAAETAKDTVDKLRSKGVKAGVISPNMIRPFPTEEVKHALRGVKALLVGERADSYGANGPNITHEVKSALQEDRDNDTIVLSRVFGVGGKDFFVDDAEAFFNEAISAVEKGYADKVFDYYGHIKGYPEDSLKQAIKPMHGETFKSGLIKVTEDAETNKLKVKIPPLRALTSKPKRIASGHGACPGCGIFSGLELFFKGIEGDIVVLFQTGCAYVVTTAYPYSSHKQTMIHNLFQNGPATLSGTAEAFFEMKRRGEIDVADDVTFVMVTGDGGMDIGMGSAIGTALRNHKIIMLEYDNEGYMNTGSQMSYSTPLGHMTSTTGVGKIQSGKAFHHKDTAQIMAATNIPYVFTGTEAFPQDLVKKAAKAQWYAQNVGTVYGKILITCPLNWKSEDRFGQKIMEAAVHSCFFPLYEIERGETTITYNPDTKKKRIPLTDWLKFMGKTKHLLKEENSEMLSEFEDEVERRWQRLKAFNDSPYL is encoded by the coding sequence GTGGCAATGATTGAAGAAAAAGTAAATGAAGCTAATAGAGCTGAGCAAGTCGTCACGTTTGAATCAGGAAATGAAATGGCCGCAATGGCTGCTGCACAAATTAACTATCATATAATGGGGTATTTCCCAATAACGCCGTCAACAGAAGTTGCTCAATATTTAGATCAAATGAGATCAAGGGGAGAACATGACATCCAGCTAATACCTGCTGATGGTGAGCATGGTTCAGCAGGAATATGTTATGGGGCAGCTGTTGCTGGAGCCAGAGTTTTTAATGCAACGAGCGCCAATGGATTATTATATATGATTGAACAATTACCAGTACAATCTGGAACTCGTTTCCCTATGGTTATGAATCTCGTAACACGTTCTGTAAGTGGCCCGCTTGATATTAGAGGCGACCATTCTGACTTATATTATGCCTTAAACACAGGGTGGGTTATATTAACGGCTAGAAGTCCTCAGGCAGTGTACGACATGAATATGATCGCGCTGAAAATTGCCGAGCATGCTGATGTTAGGTTGCCTGTAATTGTTGCATATGATGGTTTCTTTACTTCTCACCAAAAAAGAAAGGTAGAGTATTTTAAAGATAGGAATGTTGTGCAAGAGTTTGTTGGAGAATGTCCTACTGATTATCCACGAGCAGTTGATTTACATAACCCAGTTACAATTGGTGCACATATGAATGGTGATGACTTAATAAATAATAACTACCAGCAATCAGAAGCGCTTTATAACTCATCAGAAGTATATAAACAAATTACTTGTGAGTATGCAAAGTTATCAGGGAGAGAATACCCTATACTAGACTTATATAAAATGGAAGATGCAGAAGTGGCATTATTTCTATTAAATTCTGCTGCTGAAACAGCAAAGGATACAGTGGATAAGCTTCGTAGTAAAGGTGTTAAAGCTGGGGTAATTAGTCCAAATATGATTCGGCCGTTTCCTACAGAAGAGGTTAAGCATGCATTGAGAGGTGTAAAAGCGCTTTTAGTAGGTGAACGAGCTGATTCTTACGGAGCTAATGGACCAAATATCACGCATGAGGTGAAATCAGCCCTCCAAGAAGATAGGGATAATGACACGATTGTACTGAGTCGTGTTTTTGGAGTTGGTGGGAAGGATTTTTTTGTTGACGATGCAGAGGCTTTCTTTAATGAGGCAATTTCTGCGGTAGAAAAAGGATATGCCGATAAAGTATTCGATTACTACGGACATATAAAAGGATATCCAGAAGACTCACTTAAGCAAGCGATAAAACCAATGCACGGTGAAACGTTTAAATCAGGACTGATTAAAGTAACTGAAGATGCAGAAACGAATAAATTAAAAGTTAAAATCCCACCATTAAGAGCATTAACAAGTAAGCCTAAACGTATAGCATCAGGGCATGGTGCATGTCCAGGTTGTGGGATTTTTTCTGGATTAGAGTTGTTCTTTAAAGGCATTGAAGGCGACATTGTTGTCTTATTTCAAACCGGTTGTGCGTATGTAGTAACTACGGCATACCCTTATAGCTCACATAAGCAAACAATGATTCATAATTTATTCCAAAATGGCCCAGCAACTCTATCAGGTACAGCAGAAGCCTTCTTCGAAATGAAAAGACGTGGAGAGATCGATGTTGCAGATGATGTAACATTCGTAATGGTTACAGGTGATGGAGGTATGGATATTGGAATGGGCTCTGCAATAGGGACCGCTCTACGTAACCATAAAATAATTATGCTGGAATATGATAATGAAGGGTATATGAATACAGGATCACAAATGTCCTATTCAACACCTTTGGGTCATATGACGAGTACTACAGGTGTAGGTAAAATACAAAGTGGTAAAGCATTTCATCATAAGGATACCGCTCAAATAATGGCTGCTACTAATATTCCATATGTCTTCACTGGTACAGAAGCATTTCCGCAAGATTTGGTAAAAAAGGCTGCAAAAGCACAATGGTATGCACAAAATGTTGGCACAGTTTATGGGAAGATTTTAATCACATGTCCTCTAAATTGGAAGTCTGAGGATCGTTTCGGTCAGAAAATTATGGAAGCAGCTGTTCACTCTTGCTTTTTCCCGCTTTATGAAATTGAACGTGGAGAAACAACAATAACATATAATCCAGATACGAAGAAAAAGCGAATTCCATTAACAGATTGGTTGAAATTTATGGGTAAAACTAAGCATCTATTAAAGGAAGAAAATAGTGAGATGCTTAGCGAGTTTGAAGATGAGGTAGAAAGAAGATGGCAACGTTTAAAAGCATTTAATGACAGTCCATATTTGTAA
- a CDS encoding electron transfer flavoprotein subunit alpha/FixB family protein, with product MEENRGVWVFIEQNDGKIEGVSLELLGAGRKLADKLDVSLAGILLGDGVKELSSDIFAFGADEVYVIDDPILKDYRTETYMAGVVKVSEKYKPEIFLYGATPNGKDLASAVATDLSTGLTADTTMLDVNVEKRLLEASRPAFGGNIMATILCKKHRPQMATVRPKVMKALLPDYGRTGNMIEETIDLQEDQLRTKVLQIVKDVDKKAALAEAHVIVAGGKGLGDEKGFQLIHELADVIGGTVGGTRDVVEAGWLPHENQVGQTGETVTPKIYFAIGISGAIQHVVGMKNSEYIIAINKDENAPIFDVSTYGIVGDALEIVPKLIEQFKKVRTQKDGEVSYV from the coding sequence ATGGAAGAAAACAGAGGTGTTTGGGTTTTTATAGAGCAAAATGATGGAAAAATAGAAGGAGTTTCATTGGAACTGCTAGGAGCAGGTAGAAAGCTAGCAGATAAACTAGATGTTTCTTTGGCAGGAATTTTACTCGGAGATGGTGTGAAGGAGCTGAGCTCAGATATATTTGCATTTGGTGCAGATGAGGTTTATGTCATTGATGATCCAATTTTGAAAGATTATCGTACTGAAACTTACATGGCAGGGGTTGTGAAAGTTAGTGAGAAATATAAACCAGAGATTTTTTTATATGGTGCAACTCCGAATGGGAAGGACCTTGCAAGTGCTGTAGCAACAGATTTAAGTACTGGGTTAACGGCAGACACAACGATGCTAGACGTAAATGTCGAAAAGCGATTATTAGAAGCTAGTCGTCCAGCTTTTGGTGGAAATATTATGGCAACGATTTTGTGTAAGAAGCATCGACCACAAATGGCTACTGTGCGTCCGAAGGTAATGAAAGCGCTATTACCAGATTACGGTCGTACAGGTAACATGATCGAAGAAACAATTGATTTACAGGAAGATCAATTGCGTACTAAGGTATTGCAAATAGTGAAAGATGTTGACAAGAAGGCAGCACTAGCTGAAGCGCATGTTATTGTAGCTGGTGGGAAAGGTTTGGGTGATGAGAAAGGGTTTCAACTCATTCATGAATTAGCAGATGTCATTGGGGGAACAGTTGGGGGTACTCGTGATGTAGTAGAAGCTGGATGGCTACCACACGAAAATCAAGTTGGACAGACTGGAGAAACAGTAACTCCTAAAATATATTTTGCTATAGGAATATCAGGTGCAATTCAACATGTTGTTGGAATGAAAAACTCTGAATATATCATTGCCATTAATAAGGATGAAAACGCACCTATATTTGATGTGTCAACATATGGAATTGTAGGAGATGCGCTTGAAATCGTTCCAAAACTAATCGAACAATTCAAGAAGGTACGTACTCAGAAGGACGGTGAAGTTAGCTATGTCTGA
- a CDS encoding 4Fe-4S dicluster domain-containing protein, giving the protein MSNTIEDKQYLVRFKADTESHLTVLDHDVCIEKCPDKLCTVFCPAEVYKWEDIRMHVGYEGCHECGSCRIGCPYQNIKWEYPKGGHGVVFRLA; this is encoded by the coding sequence ATGTCAAATACAATAGAAGATAAACAGTATTTAGTACGGTTTAAAGCAGATACAGAGTCCCACTTAACAGTTTTAGACCACGATGTATGTATCGAAAAGTGTCCAGATAAGTTGTGTACCGTATTCTGTCCAGCGGAAGTTTACAAATGGGAGGATATACGGATGCATGTAGGGTACGAAGGTTGTCATGAATGTGGAAGTTGCCGTATTGGTTGCCCATACCAAAATATCAAATGGGAATATCCTAAAGGTGGGCACGGTGTAGTATTTAGACTAGCATAA
- a CDS encoding 2-oxoacid:acceptor oxidoreductase family protein produces the protein MSILPKKNELGFYEIRLESIGGLGANLAGKMLAEAGVLGLGLNGSNFSSYGSEKKGSPVKGFVRFCDPDTEIRAHSPIEQPHVIGVFHEALYKMVDVVSGLASDGIVLVNSVREFDAVKGDLQLKYGTLAIVDALGIAVEEKTKVNTAMLGALFRICDFLDADAMRDVIRKTFENKYPHLVEPNIRTFNRGYAQVQFKTYDVPGEVVEKQFTRLEAKLGYDTQTSGGIITANANSIFKDLSGSRQGFLPQFDQDKCINCAACDTVCPDFCFVWEKGEDKRGREQMFLKGIDYQYCKGCLKCVEACPTSALADLREEIGFAEKNQVKHKFPLVSGGVL, from the coding sequence ATGTCAATACTACCAAAGAAAAATGAACTTGGTTTTTATGAAATTAGATTAGAATCAATAGGAGGTCTTGGGGCTAATTTAGCTGGAAAAATGCTAGCAGAAGCAGGTGTGCTAGGGCTTGGATTGAACGGTTCCAACTTTTCCTCGTACGGCTCAGAAAAAAAAGGTTCGCCTGTAAAAGGATTCGTTCGTTTTTGTGATCCAGATACAGAAATTAGAGCACATAGTCCGATCGAACAGCCGCATGTCATCGGAGTTTTTCATGAAGCATTATATAAAATGGTCGATGTGGTCAGTGGATTGGCTTCGGATGGAATCGTATTAGTTAATTCAGTTCGAGAGTTTGATGCTGTTAAAGGTGATTTACAACTTAAATATGGAACATTGGCGATTGTTGATGCTCTTGGAATAGCAGTTGAAGAAAAAACAAAGGTCAATACTGCTATGCTTGGTGCATTGTTTAGAATATGCGATTTCTTAGATGCAGACGCTATGCGTGACGTTATTCGAAAGACATTTGAAAATAAATATCCACATTTAGTAGAACCGAATATTCGAACATTTAATCGTGGATATGCGCAAGTACAGTTTAAGACCTACGATGTCCCAGGCGAAGTAGTTGAAAAACAGTTTACTAGATTAGAAGCAAAACTAGGGTATGATACACAAACTTCCGGAGGAATAATTACCGCTAATGCAAATAGTATTTTTAAAGATCTAAGTGGTTCTCGACAAGGTTTCTTACCTCAATTTGACCAAGATAAATGTATAAATTGTGCTGCTTGTGATACAGTTTGTCCAGATTTTTGCTTTGTATGGGAAAAAGGTGAAGACAAACGTGGTCGAGAGCAAATGTTTCTTAAAGGAATTGATTATCAATATTGTAAGGGGTGCCTTAAATGTGTCGAAGCTTGTCCTACTTCTGCATTAGCAGATTTGAGAGAAGAGATTGGTTTCGCTGAAAAGAATCAAGTAAAGCATAAATTCCCATTAGTATCAGGAGGTGTTTTATAG
- a CDS encoding FAD-dependent oxidoreductase, translating to MSEKFDVIVVGAGPAGTSCAYTCAKNGLNVLLIERGEYPGSKNVMGGVLYRKQMEEIIPEFWKEAPLERPVIEQRFWMMDKESMVSFGYKGLEWGKEPYNNFTVLRAKFDQWFAQKAVEAGALLINETVVKECIVENGKVIGVRTDRPDGDVYADVVVLADGVNSLLGKQLGFHKEFKPDEVALTVMEVINLPKAKINERFNLEDNQGCTVEIFGDSTKGNLGTAFLYTNKDSLNLGVGTTLSSMIKAKMKPYDLLDYVKSHPMVKPYVDGGESVEYLAHLIPEGGYHSIPKIVGDGVLVAGDAAQFVNAIHREGSNMAMSSGRLAAEAILYAKERDSYSEATLNVYRENIYNSFIGKDLKKYKDATHTFENNPQYFKEYLPMMNKAASKFFTVDGTPKKDKQKEIIRTIRGEKGTFKLMSDMYRAWKAVK from the coding sequence ATGTCTGAAAAATTTGATGTTATAGTCGTAGGAGCAGGACCAGCAGGTACTTCTTGTGCATATACTTGTGCAAAAAATGGTTTAAATGTACTTCTTATTGAACGTGGAGAATACCCTGGCAGTAAAAACGTCATGGGTGGCGTGTTATATAGAAAGCAAATGGAAGAGATCATTCCAGAGTTTTGGAAAGAGGCTCCTTTAGAAAGGCCGGTTATTGAACAACGCTTTTGGATGATGGATAAAGAATCCATGGTTTCCTTTGGATATAAGGGTCTTGAATGGGGAAAAGAGCCTTATAATAACTTTACGGTTTTACGCGCTAAATTTGATCAATGGTTTGCTCAAAAAGCAGTAGAAGCTGGAGCTCTATTAATTAATGAAACCGTTGTGAAAGAATGTATCGTAGAAAATGGTAAAGTTATCGGTGTAAGGACTGATCGACCGGATGGAGATGTATACGCAGATGTTGTTGTTTTAGCCGACGGAGTTAATTCTTTATTAGGAAAACAATTAGGATTTCATAAAGAATTTAAGCCTGATGAGGTAGCGTTAACCGTCATGGAGGTGATTAACCTCCCGAAGGCTAAAATTAATGAAAGATTTAATCTCGAAGATAATCAAGGCTGTACAGTTGAAATCTTTGGAGACTCAACTAAAGGAAATTTAGGTACAGCCTTTTTGTATACAAATAAAGATAGTCTAAATTTAGGGGTAGGGACTACACTATCGAGTATGATTAAAGCAAAGATGAAGCCATATGATTTACTCGATTATGTAAAGTCACATCCGATGGTCAAACCTTATGTTGATGGCGGAGAATCGGTAGAATATTTGGCGCATCTTATTCCTGAGGGCGGATATCATTCTATACCAAAAATCGTTGGTGACGGTGTTCTCGTTGCGGGTGATGCAGCACAATTCGTAAATGCAATTCATCGAGAGGGATCAAATATGGCAATGTCATCTGGACGACTTGCAGCAGAAGCGATTCTGTACGCAAAAGAAAGAGATAGCTACTCTGAAGCTACATTGAATGTGTATCGTGAGAATATTTATAACAGTTTTATTGGAAAAGATTTAAAGAAATATAAAGATGCAACTCATACATTCGAAAATAATCCACAATATTTTAAGGAATATTTACCAATGATGAATAAAGCTGCAAGTAAGTTTTTCACAGTTGATGGAACACCTAAGAAAGATAAACAAAAGGAAATTATTCGAACAATTAGAGGTGAAAAAGGTACATTTAAACTCATGTCTGATATGTATCGTGCGTGGAAGGCGGTGAAATAA
- a CDS encoding electron transfer flavoprotein subunit beta/FixA family protein: protein MHIVVCVKQVPDTKIIKINPKTNTLDRRSAPAILNPYDAHAVQEAVRLKKLVGGKITVLSMGPPQADAVIKKCIEIGADQGYLISDRAFAGADTLATSYALSKALEKIKKEQPIDLVLCGKHAIDGDTGQTGPGIARRLDIPPITNVIEVVEINQPEKTMLVKRKLSNGYELIQTTIPSLLTVEKEINDIEYAPLPNMIMAARYSPIVWTVNDLENVDRKQLGLKGSPTIVGKMFTPPKPEGGKIIEGTVDEQVNQIINLLLEKKELFEEKVEG, encoded by the coding sequence ATGCACATCGTAGTTTGCGTTAAACAAGTACCAGACACAAAGATTATTAAAATTAATCCTAAAACCAATACGTTAGACCGCCGGAGTGCTCCCGCTATTTTGAACCCGTATGATGCTCATGCTGTTCAAGAAGCAGTCCGCTTAAAAAAGCTAGTAGGTGGGAAAATTACTGTATTATCAATGGGTCCACCACAAGCAGATGCCGTAATTAAAAAATGTATTGAAATTGGCGCAGATCAAGGATACTTAATCTCTGATCGGGCGTTTGCTGGAGCTGATACATTAGCAACTAGCTATGCCTTGTCGAAAGCGCTAGAGAAAATTAAGAAAGAACAACCAATAGATTTGGTGTTATGTGGAAAGCATGCAATAGATGGTGATACAGGGCAAACAGGACCAGGAATAGCAAGAAGGTTAGATATACCTCCAATTACCAATGTCATTGAAGTGGTGGAAATTAATCAGCCAGAAAAAACGATGTTAGTTAAAAGGAAATTATCTAATGGATATGAACTTATTCAAACAACTATCCCATCACTCTTAACAGTTGAAAAAGAAATAAATGACATTGAATATGCACCATTACCTAACATGATAATGGCTGCGCGTTATTCTCCTATAGTTTGGACTGTTAATGATCTTGAAAATGTAGATCGAAAGCAGCTAGGGCTAAAAGGTTCTCCGACGATAGTTGGCAAAATGTTTACCCCGCCTAAGCCAGAAGGTGGGAAAATAATTGAAGGAACAGTCGATGAACAAGTCAATCAAATTATTAATCTACTCTTGGAAAAGAAAGAGTTATTTGAAGAAAAAGTTGAAGGCTGA